The following proteins come from a genomic window of Populus nigra chromosome 6, ddPopNigr1.1, whole genome shotgun sequence:
- the LOC133695667 gene encoding wound-responsive protein GWIN3-like — translation MEITKFLGFSFLLFAFAATSFPEAVHAKDAAAVLDVFGHEVQAGARYLIVAPSTDNTTTLAVTATSKIICNSDVILSTLNESLPITFSPAIKSNDGVIREGSYLNVNFEAPSCRMAGVTTMWMIESEGLIVTTGGVDRLNRFKITKYEGDNSFYQLSFCPMSEPFCECSCVPVGVNSDKHLAPNVGPLLVMFEPDAY, via the coding sequence atggaGATCACTAAATTTCtagggttctccttccttctctTTGCCTTCGCAGCAACTTCATTTCCTGAGGCCGTTCATGCCAAAGATGCTGCAGCAGTGCTCGATGTCTTCGGTCATGAGGTGCAAGCTGGTGCTCGTTATTTAATCGTAGCCCCCTCGACTGACAATACAACAACTCTTGCGGTCACCGCGACTAGCAAGATCATATGCAATTCAGATGTTATACTTTCCACTTTGAACGAGAGCCTCCCAATAACATTTTCACCTGCTATAAAATCCAACGATGGTGTCATCCGTGAAGGCTCTTATCTAAATGTGAACTTTGAGGCACCCTCATGTAGGATGGCGGGCGTGACAACGATGTGGATGATTGAATCGGAAGGATTGATTGTGACCACAGGAGGTGTTGATAGATTGAATCGGTTTAAGATCACCAAGTATGAAGGTGATAATAGTTTTTATCAGCTTTCTTTTTGTCCAATGTCCGAACCCTTCTGTGAATGCTCATGCGTCCCAGTCGGCGTCAACAGTGACAAGCACTTGGCTCCCAATGTCGGCCCTCTTCTTGTGATGTTCGAACCAGATGCGTATTGA
- the LOC133695689 gene encoding wound-responsive protein GWIN3-like, whose protein sequence is MMITEVLGLSFLLFAFIGTSFPEAVHAKDAAAVLDVFGHEVQAGARYLIVAPSTDNTTTLAVTINGQVLCNSDVILSTLNESLPITFSPVIQSTDSVIREGTHLNVNFAGPSAMCLMGGVTPMWKIRFSTTLKGYIVTTGGVDRLNRFKITKYEGDNSFYQLSFCPMSEPFCECSCIPVGVNGDKNLVPGAGPLLVMFEPDE, encoded by the coding sequence ATGATGATCACTGAAGTTCTTGGGCTCTCGTTCCTTCTCTTTGCCTTCATAGGAACTTCATTTCCTGAGGCCGTTCATGCCAAAGATGCTGCAGCAGTGCTCGATGTCTTCGGTCATGAGGTGCAAGCTGGTGCTCGTTATTTAATCGTAGCCCCCTCGACTGACAATACAACAACTCTTGCAGTCACTATCAATGGCCAGGTCTTATGCAATTCAGATGTTATACTTTCCACATTGAACGAGAGCCTCCCAATAACATTTTCACCAGTTATACAATCCACCGATAGTGTCATCCGCGAAGGAACTCATCTAAATGTGAACTTTGCAGGGCCAAGTGCCATGTGCTTAATGGGAGGCGTGACACCCATGTGGAAAATCCGATTCAGTACAACACTGAAAGGATACATTGTGACCACTGGAGGTGTTGATAGATTGAATCGGTTTAAGATCACCAAGTATGAAGGTGATAATAGTTTTTATCAGCTTTCTTTTTGTCCAATGTCCGAACCCTTCTGTGAATGCTCATGCATCCCAGTTGGCGTCAACGGTGACAAGAACTTGGTTCCTGGTGCAGGCCCTCTTCTTGTTATGTTTGAACCAGATGAATAG
- the LOC133695702 gene encoding wound-responsive protein GWIN3-like: MEITKFLGFSFLLFAFAATSFPEAVHAKDAAAVLDVFGHEVQAGARYLIVAPSTDNTTTLAVTATSKIICNSDVILSTLNESLPITFSPAIKSNDGVIREGSYLNVNFKAPSCRMAGVTTMWMIESEGLIVTTGGVDRLNRFKITKYEGDNSFYQLSFCPMSEPFCECSCVPVGVNSDKHLAPNVGPLLVMFEPDAY, encoded by the coding sequence atggaGATCACTAAATTTCtagggttctccttccttctctTTGCCTTCGCAGCAACTTCATTTCCTGAGGCCGTTCATGCCAAAGATGCTGCAGCAGTGCTCGATGTCTTCGGTCATGAGGTGCAAGCTGGTGCTCGTTATTTAATCGTAGCCCCCTCGACTGACAATACAACAACTCTTGCGGTCACCGCGACTAGCAAGATCATATGCAATTCAGATGTTATACTTTCCACTTTGAACGAGAGCCTCCCAATAACATTTTCACCTGCTATAAAATCCAACGATGGTGTCATCCGTGAAGGCTCTTATCTAAATGTGAACTTTAAGGCACCCTCATGTAGGATGGCGGGCGTGACAACGATGTGGATGATTGAATCGGAAGGATTGATTGTGACCACAGGAGGTGTTGATAGATTGAATCGGTTTAAGATCACCAAGTATGAAGGTGATAATAGTTTTTATCAGCTTTCTTTTTGTCCAATGTCCGAACCCTTCTGTGAATGCTCATGCGTCCCAGTCGGCGTCAACAGTGACAAGCACTTGGCTCCCAATGTCGGCCCTCTTCTTGTGATGTTCGAACCAGATGCGTATTGA